Proteins encoded within one genomic window of Prauserella marina:
- a CDS encoding O-antigen ligase domain-containing protein: MRQDERLRPVLDTEPAKPPALVGAVWALLVVNTLGSQGAQTLISIPQSVYQLITMGSLVIAFAIALVLNPRFTVRPNAFLLILTALLVTSLVSTAPLEVGYGGLFRCARFAMFIATLWLLSRWWDGTLTLVRRHIRVLGAVLVPVVLGLVVAPGLAMPDVYEGRLTGALWPFTPPQVGQYSAIVAGLTIVLWLGRRTTGRNVLLVAAPAVALLLLSYTRTATLGLVVGIAVAGLSLVLTTVRARRFVVATGMVVGLVAVALAPLVQLWFRRGQDDEDFSNLTGRQKVWDALLSEPRTAYEQLFGSGLSNKTFGGLPIDSSWLAVFQEQGYVGIALVVAMLMTLLIAAVLRPPSAARACALFLITYCIVASYTEVGLGDASPYLLHLTVAAALLSPVTTPTPAQEAR, translated from the coding sequence ATGCGTCAGGACGAACGGCTGCGACCGGTACTCGACACTGAACCGGCGAAGCCGCCAGCTCTCGTCGGCGCCGTGTGGGCACTGCTCGTGGTCAACACGCTCGGCTCGCAGGGCGCGCAGACGCTGATCTCGATCCCACAGTCGGTGTACCAGCTCATCACCATGGGTTCGCTGGTCATCGCGTTCGCCATCGCGCTCGTGCTCAACCCGAGATTCACCGTACGTCCCAACGCGTTCCTGCTGATCCTCACCGCGCTACTGGTGACGAGCCTGGTGTCGACCGCCCCGCTGGAGGTCGGCTACGGCGGCCTCTTCCGGTGCGCGCGGTTCGCGATGTTCATCGCCACCCTGTGGCTGCTGAGCCGGTGGTGGGACGGGACGCTCACGCTCGTTCGAAGGCACATCAGGGTTCTCGGGGCGGTGCTGGTTCCGGTCGTGCTCGGGCTCGTCGTGGCGCCCGGCCTCGCGATGCCCGACGTCTATGAGGGCAGGTTGACCGGGGCGCTGTGGCCGTTCACCCCGCCGCAGGTCGGCCAGTACTCGGCGATCGTCGCGGGCCTCACCATCGTGTTGTGGCTCGGCCGCCGCACCACCGGACGCAACGTACTGCTCGTCGCCGCCCCGGCCGTGGCGTTGCTGCTGCTGAGCTACACGAGGACGGCGACACTCGGGCTGGTCGTCGGCATCGCGGTCGCCGGACTGTCCCTCGTGCTGACCACCGTGCGCGCCCGCAGATTCGTCGTGGCGACCGGGATGGTCGTGGGTCTCGTCGCCGTCGCGCTCGCCCCGCTCGTGCAGTTGTGGTTCCGGCGAGGGCAGGACGACGAGGACTTCTCCAACCTGACCGGAAGACAGAAGGTGTGGGACGCGCTGCTTTCCGAGCCACGCACCGCATACGAACAACTTTTCGGCAGCGGGCTTTCCAACAAGACCTTCGGTGGACTCCCCATCGACAGCAGCTGGCTCGCTGTGTTCCAGGAACAGGGCTATGTCGGCATCGCGCTCGTCGTCGCGATGCTCATGACCCTGCTGATCGCGGCCGTACTGCGGCCACCATCCGCCGCGAGGGCCTGCGCGCTGTTCCTCATCACCTACTGCATCGTCGCCTCCTACACCGAGGTCGGCCTCGGCGACGCATCGCCCTACCTGCTGCACCTGACCGTCGCGGCGGCCCTGCTGAGCCCCGTCACAACCCCCACCCCCGCACAGGAGGCCCGATGA
- a CDS encoding right-handed parallel beta-helix repeat-containing protein, whose translation MDFRSKRTSGAALFVLTALVLAACTPTESEPEQQPSPREEPAVAVAAVCDKARQGPAEAPSGAVRVDPAVTGDLMNKTRNSPEGTTFWLAPGTHTFGTEQYDQVVPKDGNTYLGAPGAIVDGQRLNLFAFTQQARDVTVKFLTIQNFVAPHDQGVVNHDSGPGWVIEDNTIQHNSGAGMMAGDGQRVMRNCLRANGQYGINAYSEGNDIKRLVVEGNEIVGNNTDDWETKRPGCGCTGGVKFWAVDGADVRGNWVHDNRGPGLWADTNNNDFLIEGNVIEGNDNSAIIYETSYNAIISGNTIRRNNWSDGREFANSGDAFPSATIYLSESGGEPRIPARTDKIDVRDNAFKDNWSGITVWENADRFCNSPANPSGDCTLLVPDAARCAQPGIANTPLYDDCRWKSQRVDIHGNRFELDPSVVGCESACGRMAILSNFGTYPDWSPYKGDVVQEAITHNQDNRWHDNTYLGPWTFVVYDMSKTVDKLDWQGPSYRQDSGSTFAASGGG comes from the coding sequence GTGGACTTCCGATCGAAACGCACATCCGGTGCGGCGCTGTTCGTGCTGACCGCACTGGTGCTCGCCGCCTGCACGCCGACGGAGAGCGAGCCCGAGCAGCAGCCGTCACCGCGTGAAGAACCCGCCGTGGCCGTCGCCGCCGTATGCGACAAGGCCAGGCAGGGGCCCGCCGAAGCCCCTTCCGGCGCCGTCAGAGTAGATCCCGCCGTCACCGGCGACCTCATGAACAAGACCAGAAACAGCCCGGAAGGTACGACGTTCTGGCTGGCGCCGGGAACACACACCTTCGGAACCGAACAGTACGACCAGGTCGTGCCCAAGGACGGCAACACCTACCTCGGCGCGCCGGGGGCCATTGTGGATGGTCAGCGACTCAACCTGTTCGCCTTCACCCAGCAGGCACGCGACGTGACCGTCAAGTTCCTCACCATCCAGAACTTCGTAGCGCCGCACGATCAAGGCGTCGTCAACCACGACTCCGGGCCGGGCTGGGTCATCGAGGACAACACGATTCAGCACAATTCCGGTGCCGGAATGATGGCCGGTGACGGGCAGCGAGTCATGCGAAACTGCCTGCGCGCCAATGGCCAGTACGGCATCAACGCCTACAGCGAGGGCAACGACATCAAACGGCTCGTCGTCGAAGGCAACGAGATCGTCGGCAACAACACCGACGACTGGGAGACCAAACGGCCCGGCTGTGGTTGCACCGGCGGCGTCAAGTTCTGGGCCGTCGACGGCGCCGACGTGCGAGGCAACTGGGTCCACGACAACAGGGGCCCCGGATTGTGGGCCGACACCAACAACAACGACTTCCTCATCGAAGGCAACGTCATCGAGGGCAACGACAACTCGGCGATCATCTACGAGACCAGCTACAACGCCATCATCAGCGGTAACACGATCCGCAGGAACAACTGGTCCGATGGAAGGGAGTTCGCCAACAGCGGCGACGCCTTCCCTTCGGCGACCATCTATCTCTCCGAGTCGGGTGGCGAGCCCCGCATCCCCGCCCGCACCGACAAGATCGACGTCAGGGACAACGCCTTCAAGGACAACTGGTCGGGCATCACCGTGTGGGAGAACGCGGACCGGTTCTGCAACAGCCCGGCCAACCCGAGCGGAGACTGCACCCTGCTCGTGCCCGACGCGGCACGATGCGCCCAGCCCGGCATCGCGAACACCCCGCTTTACGACGACTGCCGGTGGAAGAGCCAGCGGGTCGACATCCACGGAAACCGCTTCGAACTCGATCCGTCCGTCGTGGGCTGCGAGAGCGCGTGCGGCCGGATGGCGATCCTGTCCAACTTCGGCACCTATCCGGACTGGTCGCCGTACAAGGGCGACGTCGTGCAGGAAGCCATCACCCACAACCAGGACAACAGGTGGCACGACAACACCTACCTCGGACCGTGGACGTTCGTCGTGTACGACATGAGCAAGACCGTCGACAAACTCGACTGGCAGGGCCCCTCCTACCGGCAGGACAGCGGCAGCACGTTCGCCGCTTCGGGAGGCGGCTGA